From Pedobacter indicus, a single genomic window includes:
- a CDS encoding MFS transporter, with protein sequence MKNAKYYPWLVVGLLWVVALLNYMDRQMLSTMRPSMEADIQELQSAANFGHLMAIFLWIYGFMSPVAGTIADKFSRKWLIVGSLFVWSAVTFAMGYATTFNQLMWLRGIMGVSEALYIPAGLSLIADYHKDKTRSLAIGIHMTGLYMGQALGGFGATLAEAFTWHTAFRSFGLVGIVYALILLFFLHEVKTSSKEKVVLDPVPDGTSIKKVTIFKGLSVLLSNIAFWVILFYFAVPSLPGWATKNWLPTLFAENLNIPMSSAGPLSTITIAASSFIGVIFGGILSDRWVQKNVRGRVYTSAIGIALTIPSLLLLGFGNSLFHVVGAALCFGLGFGMFDANNMPILCQFVSAKYRATAYGLMNMVGVFSGAFITDYLGRSTDAGNLGSDFAKLAAIVAIALVVQLYFLRPKVNDFTDD encoded by the coding sequence ATGAAAAATGCAAAATATTATCCATGGCTGGTTGTCGGCTTGCTGTGGGTTGTCGCCCTCCTAAATTATATGGATAGACAGATGCTGTCGACTATGCGGCCTAGTATGGAAGCTGATATCCAAGAGCTGCAATCGGCTGCAAACTTCGGACATTTGATGGCTATTTTCTTATGGATTTATGGGTTTATGAGTCCGGTAGCTGGCACGATCGCGGATAAATTTAGTAGAAAATGGTTGATAGTAGGTAGTTTGTTTGTGTGGTCGGCTGTGACTTTCGCGATGGGCTATGCTACGACTTTTAATCAGTTGATGTGGCTGCGAGGTATTATGGGCGTTAGTGAAGCTCTGTATATACCAGCCGGCTTATCACTTATTGCTGATTATCATAAGGATAAAACCCGATCCTTGGCAATAGGTATTCATATGACCGGATTGTATATGGGGCAGGCTCTTGGCGGTTTTGGCGCTACATTGGCAGAGGCCTTTACATGGCATACGGCGTTCAGGTCGTTTGGACTTGTAGGGATAGTCTATGCTTTAATTCTTTTGTTTTTCTTGCATGAAGTTAAGACTTCATCGAAGGAGAAAGTTGTACTGGATCCGGTGCCGGACGGTACTTCTATTAAAAAAGTTACCATATTTAAGGGGTTAAGTGTGCTTTTGTCGAATATTGCGTTTTGGGTTATCTTATTTTATTTCGCTGTTCCGAGCTTACCAGGCTGGGCAACAAAAAATTGGCTGCCGACATTGTTTGCGGAGAATCTTAATATACCAATGTCTTCGGCGGGGCCTTTGTCGACGATCACAATCGCCGCTTCCTCGTTTATCGGTGTGATTTTCGGGGGTATTCTTTCGGATCGATGGGTACAGAAAAATGTCCGCGGCAGGGTTTATACAAGTGCTATTGGAATTGCATTAACAATTCCATCTTTATTATTATTAGGTTTTGGTAACTCATTGTTTCATGTAGTTGGTGCTGCTTTATGTTTCGGTTTGGGATTTGGTATGTTTGATGCGAATAATATGCCGATTCTTTGTCAATTTGTATCAGCAAAGTACAGGGCAACTGCTTATGGCTTGATGAATATGGTTGGTGTCTTCTCAGGAGCCTTTATTACCGATTACCTAGGTAGATCAACAGATGCGGGTAACCTTGGGAGTGATTTTGCCAAATTAGCGGCTATCGTCGCCATCGCTTTGGTCGTGCAGTTATACTTTTTGCGTCCTAAAGTCAATGATTTTACAGATGATTGA
- a CDS encoding glutathione peroxidase: protein MKTLLILFSVLFATPPDNVYQFKLQGIDGKSIDLSNFKGKKILLVNTASKCGFTPQYAELEELSKKYKDQLVVIGVPANNFGNQEPGANEDIQSFCEKNYGVTFLLTEKTSVKGEDISPLFDYLTSADNPDFTGEIKWNFEKFLIDENGKLIHRYRSAVKPLSSEITENL from the coding sequence ATGAAAACACTGCTTATACTATTTAGCGTTCTATTCGCAACGCCCCCAGACAATGTATACCAATTCAAATTACAAGGCATTGATGGCAAATCCATTGACCTTTCCAATTTTAAAGGGAAAAAGATACTATTAGTCAATACAGCATCAAAATGTGGTTTCACTCCTCAATACGCCGAATTGGAGGAATTGTCAAAAAAGTACAAAGATCAATTAGTTGTAATCGGTGTGCCGGCAAATAACTTTGGCAATCAGGAACCTGGAGCTAACGAGGACATACAGTCGTTCTGTGAAAAGAATTATGGAGTCACTTTCTTGCTCACCGAGAAGACAAGCGTGAAAGGGGAAGACATTAGTCCTCTGTTCGACTACCTAACTTCTGCGGACAACCCTGATTTCACAGGAGAGATTAAATGGAATTTTGAAAAATTTCTTATCGATGAAAACGGGAAATTAATTCATCGTTACCGGTCAGCAGTTAAACCTCTATCATCCGAAATTACCGAAAACTTATAA
- a CDS encoding N-acetylglucosamine kinase gives MILVVDSGSFKSDWMFTPNGKKPERYRTQGINPFFTQEKEIVKIIQSFKEISPYVNDISEIYFFGSGCTSPDRREIVSNAVSHVFKNAFVSVDTDLIGSAYATCGDRPGFISTMGTGSNISFFDGENALPSRFGTGFILGDIGSGAWFGKKLVTDFLYDQMPSDISIEFAGTYEVNKEIVMKNVYQEPHPNAYLASFAPFLADHTSHDYITDMLCNGFEDFVKTNIFSYADYEDYECHFVGSIAYFYSEQLKVVCKNNHVRIGKIIQQPIQDLYAFVVEKETQKSNYLNL, from the coding sequence ATGATACTTGTAGTTGATAGTGGTTCTTTTAAGTCCGACTGGATGTTCACTCCGAATGGCAAAAAACCTGAACGCTATCGCACGCAGGGAATCAATCCATTCTTCACTCAGGAAAAGGAAATAGTTAAAATTATCCAGTCTTTTAAGGAGATCAGCCCTTATGTTAACGACATTTCCGAAATTTATTTTTTTGGTTCCGGCTGTACATCTCCTGACCGACGAGAGATTGTTTCGAATGCAGTTTCTCATGTTTTTAAAAACGCTTTTGTTTCTGTTGACACGGACTTAATCGGCTCCGCTTATGCCACATGTGGCGACCGTCCGGGTTTTATCAGCACAATGGGCACCGGATCTAATATTTCTTTCTTTGATGGTGAAAATGCACTACCAAGCAGGTTCGGCACTGGCTTTATCCTTGGTGACATAGGCTCTGGCGCATGGTTCGGAAAGAAACTGGTCACCGATTTTCTATATGATCAAATGCCTTCAGATATCAGCATAGAATTTGCTGGAACCTATGAGGTCAACAAAGAGATCGTCATGAAAAATGTCTATCAAGAGCCTCATCCTAATGCTTATCTTGCTTCATTCGCACCCTTCCTTGCGGACCACACTAGCCATGATTACATCACAGATATGCTCTGTAATGGTTTCGAAGATTTCGTGAAAACGAATATATTCAGTTATGCTGACTATGAAGATTACGAATGTCATTTTGTCGGGTCGATTGCCTATTTTTATAGTGAACAATTAAAAGTCGTATGTAAAAACAATCATGTTCGAATCGGAAAAATCATTCAGCAACCCATACAGGATTTATATGCTTTTGTTGTGGAGAAAGAAACACAAAAAAGTAACTATTTAAATTTATAA
- a CDS encoding M61 family metallopeptidase, whose translation MRRHFIYLFMTLMMTTLTSIAQPRISFDVSFKEPQAHYIEVRMEIDNLEEGSVDLKMPVWAPGSYLIREFPKNVEHVFAKAAGSKDLPVKKIDKNTWRVENGAEKKIVVDYRIYAYEVSVRTSYVDESHAFLSPTGVFMFIDGMIDLPSEVEVTPYKGWSKISTGLEPVKGKKNTFYAENFDILFDSPIEVGNQDVFTFNAAGVEHEVAMVGGGNYDAARLKRDMASIVEEATNVFGVNPNKRYVFIVHNYASGGGGLEHLNSTVLGASRFAYSNPDRYNGFLGLVAHEYFHVWNIKRLRPENLGPFNYSAENYTTNLWISEGFTAYYDNLLVRRSGFYDENSYLKMLTNDIEAVENRPGNLVQPLDLASFDAWIKYYRPDENSVNTTVSYYNKGALMGMLLDLKTLHATKGEKRLDDIMQAMYQEYYEKQDRGFTDAEFKEMAEKVAGTSIDDIYDYVNNAKAVDYNKYLGYAGMKLVNQLEGISLPDFGVRLVKNRIVSVSRNSGAWNGGLNVHDELISINGYRIDEDGREMDRILSQTAVGDEVTVLVARDGIMKEFRFTLPENKRADYVIEPVADATKEQIAIRNVWLSVN comes from the coding sequence ATGAGAAGACATTTTATTTATTTGTTTATGACTTTAATGATGACAACTTTGACGAGTATTGCCCAACCTAGAATTAGTTTTGATGTTTCATTTAAAGAACCTCAGGCTCATTATATAGAGGTTCGGATGGAGATAGATAACTTGGAAGAAGGCTCAGTCGATTTGAAAATGCCTGTTTGGGCACCCGGGTCTTATCTTATACGAGAGTTCCCGAAAAATGTAGAGCACGTGTTTGCGAAAGCTGCCGGCTCAAAAGATCTGCCTGTTAAAAAAATTGATAAAAATACATGGAGGGTTGAAAATGGTGCTGAAAAAAAAATTGTAGTAGATTATCGGATATACGCTTACGAGGTTTCTGTAAGGACAAGCTACGTTGATGAGAGCCATGCATTTTTATCCCCTACCGGTGTTTTTATGTTTATCGACGGTATGATCGATCTTCCATCCGAAGTTGAGGTTACTCCCTATAAAGGATGGTCAAAAATATCAACGGGTTTAGAGCCTGTTAAGGGTAAAAAGAATACTTTTTATGCTGAGAATTTTGATATTTTGTTTGACTCACCCATTGAAGTCGGCAATCAGGATGTTTTTACGTTTAATGCGGCAGGCGTAGAACATGAAGTGGCGATGGTCGGTGGCGGAAATTATGATGCAGCGCGTTTGAAGAGAGATATGGCCAGCATTGTGGAGGAGGCAACCAATGTTTTTGGTGTAAACCCAAATAAACGTTATGTTTTCATTGTTCATAATTATGCATCTGGTGGCGGAGGTTTGGAACATTTGAATTCTACTGTCTTGGGTGCGTCTCGTTTCGCTTATAGTAATCCCGATCGTTATAACGGGTTTTTAGGACTTGTTGCACACGAATACTTCCACGTATGGAATATTAAAAGATTGAGGCCCGAGAACTTAGGCCCGTTTAATTATAGTGCTGAAAACTACACTACAAACCTGTGGATATCAGAAGGGTTCACTGCTTATTATGATAACTTGCTAGTTCGCAGAAGCGGCTTTTATGATGAGAATAGTTATCTGAAAATGTTGACAAATGACATTGAAGCTGTTGAAAATAGACCGGGTAACCTCGTGCAACCACTTGATTTGGCTAGTTTTGATGCTTGGATCAAATATTATCGTCCGGATGAGAATTCCGTCAATACCACGGTCTCATATTACAATAAAGGTGCGTTGATGGGGATGCTGCTTGACTTGAAGACATTACATGCGACCAAAGGGGAGAAGCGCTTAGATGATATTATGCAAGCTATGTATCAGGAGTATTATGAGAAGCAGGATAGAGGGTTTACTGATGCCGAATTTAAGGAAATGGCAGAAAAGGTGGCTGGCACCTCAATAGACGATATTTACGATTACGTGAATAATGCGAAAGCTGTTGATTATAATAAATATCTGGGCTATGCGGGCATGAAGCTCGTGAATCAATTAGAAGGGATCAGTTTGCCGGATTTTGGTGTTCGTTTAGTGAAGAATAGAATCGTTTCGGTTAGCAGAAATAGCGGAGCGTGGAACGGAGGTTTGAACGTTCACGATGAATTAATCTCTATTAACGGATACCGGATTGATGAAGACGGCAGAGAGATGGATCGCATTCTTAGTCAGACGGCGGTTGGAGATGAGGTAACTGTCTTGGTTGCGCGAGATGGCATAATGAAAGAGTTTCGTTTTACGCTGCCTGAAAATAAACGTGCTGATTATGTAATTGAACCGGTAGCTGATGCAACGAAAGAACAGATTGCTATCAGGAATGTCTGGTTGTCAGTAAATTGA
- a CDS encoding AMP-dependent synthetase/ligase, whose amino-acid sequence MAEIKRMFDILENYRKNFSNEEMVSGKFDGQRRIYSTAEFIENVDTLTRALLEFGIKKGDKVALMSANRPEWNFCDFGVMQLGAAIVPLYPTLSKQDLKHILTDADVKVIFVSTTELYEKLKESVDELSASVEVISFDNVPDTTAWEDFLKTGDPNVDLNEYREQIDEDDLLTLIYTSGTTGKPKGVCLSHRNIISNILASSHLFPTEYKKAISFLPLSHVFERMVVYMYFSLGIEVHYAESMDTIIDDVKEVKPDGFTTVPRVLEKVYDAIYAKGKALTGLKRSIFFWALNLGLNYKEPGKNSAFYNLQLKIARKLVFKQWQAALGGNIVALISGGAALQERLARVFWAADIPVLEGYGLTETSPVISVNGLKPDQIKFGTVGKVLSNLEVKIADDGEVLCKGPSIFLGYYKNEEATAEVVDENGFLHTGDIGELSEEGFLKITDRKKEMFKTSGGKYVAPQVLENKLMESLFIAQVMIVGEGRRFPSALIVPAFDKLKSWCKVKGIEWRSNDEIVKDPQVIDKFQREVDLMNKGFGHWEQIKKFILLPKEWSIDAGELTPKLSLRRKVILSNHTDELDEIYKGEK is encoded by the coding sequence ATGGCGGAAATAAAACGAATGTTTGACATTTTGGAAAATTATCGAAAAAATTTTTCAAATGAGGAGATGGTGTCTGGGAAATTTGACGGCCAACGGAGAATTTATAGCACAGCCGAATTTATTGAAAATGTGGATACACTAACGCGCGCTTTGCTGGAGTTTGGGATTAAGAAAGGTGATAAGGTTGCCTTAATGTCAGCTAACCGTCCAGAGTGGAATTTTTGCGACTTCGGAGTTATGCAATTAGGAGCTGCCATTGTTCCGCTTTACCCTACATTGTCAAAACAAGATCTGAAGCATATATTAACAGATGCTGATGTGAAGGTGATTTTTGTTTCTACCACGGAATTGTATGAAAAATTGAAAGAAAGTGTGGATGAGTTGTCTGCATCTGTGGAAGTAATTTCATTCGATAATGTTCCGGACACAACTGCCTGGGAGGATTTTCTAAAGACCGGCGACCCCAATGTTGATCTTAATGAATATAGAGAGCAGATAGACGAGGATGATTTGCTTACATTGATATACACATCGGGTACAACGGGTAAACCGAAAGGTGTATGTTTGAGCCACCGCAATATTATTAGCAATATTTTAGCCTCGAGTCATTTATTTCCGACTGAGTATAAAAAAGCGATTAGCTTTTTGCCACTTTCTCATGTTTTTGAGCGAATGGTCGTGTATATGTACTTTTCTTTGGGCATTGAAGTGCATTATGCTGAGAGTATGGACACGATAATTGATGATGTTAAAGAGGTAAAGCCTGATGGCTTTACCACGGTTCCGCGAGTATTGGAAAAGGTTTATGACGCGATTTACGCTAAAGGAAAAGCCTTAACTGGTTTGAAGCGTTCGATTTTCTTCTGGGCTTTGAATTTAGGTTTGAACTATAAAGAACCCGGAAAGAACAGTGCTTTTTATAACCTTCAATTGAAGATAGCAAGAAAATTAGTGTTTAAACAGTGGCAGGCTGCTCTGGGTGGAAATATCGTTGCTCTTATTTCTGGGGGTGCGGCATTGCAAGAAAGGCTTGCACGGGTGTTTTGGGCAGCGGACATACCTGTATTGGAGGGCTATGGACTGACCGAGACTTCGCCGGTTATTTCGGTAAACGGATTAAAGCCTGATCAAATTAAATTTGGTACAGTGGGTAAGGTTCTTTCTAATTTAGAGGTAAAAATTGCCGACGACGGAGAGGTTCTTTGCAAGGGACCAAGTATTTTTTTGGGCTATTATAAAAATGAGGAGGCGACGGCTGAAGTTGTTGACGAGAATGGCTTTCTCCACACCGGGGATATTGGTGAGCTCAGCGAAGAGGGGTTCCTTAAAATAACTGATCGAAAAAAGGAGATGTTTAAGACCTCTGGCGGAAAATATGTCGCTCCTCAAGTTCTAGAAAATAAACTTATGGAATCGCTGTTTATAGCTCAGGTAATGATTGTGGGTGAGGGTCGTAGATTTCCGTCGGCTCTGATAGTACCTGCGTTTGACAAGCTGAAAAGTTGGTGTAAGGTCAAGGGGATCGAATGGAGGTCTAACGATGAAATCGTTAAGGATCCGCAGGTTATCGATAAATTTCAGCGGGAAGTTGATTTAATGAACAAAGGGTTTGGGCACTGGGAGCAAATTAAGAAGTTTATTCTTTTACCTAAAGAGTGGAGTATTGACGCAGGAGAACTGACTCCTAAGCTCAGTCTTCGGCGAAAAGTGATTCTAAGTAATCACACAGACGAGTTAGATGAAATTTATAAGGGAGAGAAGTAG
- a CDS encoding potassium channel family protein gives MKFIVFGLGHFGKSLAFKLTELGHEVIGADNDMKKVEQFKDEITHTVCLDATDKNAVASLPLKDAHAVIVAIGEDEASSLLTTAVLKQFEIKRIIARVVSDLQQTVLEAMKIEEFIMPEEESAERLAVKLVNLNIVDSFKISEKYSIVETKVPKRYVGKTLIEADLTNQYQVIILTTIKVKEEIVKGVAKVTKEASGIATSHTRLEEGDILVIFGEMENINKLIDA, from the coding sequence ATGAAATTTATCGTTTTTGGGTTAGGACACTTCGGAAAATCACTCGCATTTAAACTTACTGAACTCGGACATGAGGTTATCGGTGCTGATAACGATATGAAAAAAGTCGAACAGTTCAAAGACGAGATCACCCACACAGTATGCCTAGATGCTACCGACAAGAACGCAGTAGCATCTCTGCCTTTAAAAGATGCACACGCTGTTATCGTAGCCATTGGTGAAGACGAAGCATCCTCGTTGTTGACGACCGCAGTATTGAAGCAATTCGAAATAAAACGCATCATTGCACGAGTCGTCTCAGATCTTCAACAAACAGTGCTTGAGGCCATGAAGATCGAAGAGTTCATTATGCCAGAAGAGGAATCAGCAGAACGCTTGGCCGTTAAACTGGTCAACCTCAACATTGTTGACTCGTTCAAAATTTCGGAAAAATACAGTATCGTTGAAACAAAAGTCCCTAAACGTTATGTCGGCAAAACACTCATTGAAGCCGATCTTACAAATCAATATCAAGTCATTATTCTTACAACAATTAAAGTAAAGGAAGAAATTGTCAAAGGAGTGGCAAAAGTCACAAAAGAGGCTTCGGGCATAGCAACTTCACACACAAGACTGGAAGAAGGAGATATTTTGGTAATTTTTGGTGAGATGGAAAACATCAACAAGTTAATCGACGCTTAG
- a CDS encoding TrkH family potassium uptake protein, whose translation MGTSLAKKITQLLKLGDRGLLYFSIACTVTILFNLGYNKNIETVLFVDHILRYLFYLFGALHLARLILITLLYKKRRLIHYGEIIISIYFFFVIILSIFGFKNLGINFFQSEWLYLGFFATLLIEVSKVSLFFDDFYFNPTLLFVISFLLLILVGTLLLILPNSTTDNQISFVDALFTSTSAVCVTGLTVFDVSAKFTQFGQTIILILFQLGGLGIMTFTGFFGFFFTGGFSYKNRLMYTELINENKIGSVINTLSRIVYITLLFEIIGAAFIFFNIPDNTFISTGEAVYFSIFHAVSAFCNAGFSTIHDGLYNPLFKTNYNIHLVISVLIIFGGLGFNILMNTYSYLKRWTVNIYRKLRYDERFIYQAQELQFSSKIILYTTFILLTSGTILFFILEYNNSLQEHDSLWGKMVSSFFLSVTPRSAGFTTVSMENITFPSIMLLFFFMWIGASPGSNGGGIKTTTFAISFLNIFSIARGKENLELFKRRVTKETSIRALAVIILSVLVYGIILFLLSLTDGNHDYKALAFESMSAFAISGLSLGITPTLSEGGKIILVFAMFIGRIGALTLLIAFIKDTKIKAYKYPSDTVQL comes from the coding sequence ATGGGGACAAGCCTAGCGAAAAAAATAACACAATTACTTAAGCTTGGCGACAGAGGACTGTTATATTTTAGCATCGCTTGCACAGTTACCATTTTATTCAACCTAGGTTATAATAAAAATATCGAAACGGTATTATTTGTTGACCATATTCTGCGCTATCTTTTTTATTTATTTGGCGCCCTGCACCTTGCCAGACTGATTTTAATTACGCTTTTATACAAAAAACGACGACTGATACACTATGGGGAAATCATCATATCTATTTATTTCTTCTTTGTCATTATCCTAAGTATTTTCGGTTTTAAAAACCTAGGTATCAACTTTTTTCAGTCCGAATGGTTATATCTGGGTTTCTTCGCAACCCTTCTCATTGAAGTATCTAAAGTTAGCCTTTTCTTTGACGATTTTTACTTTAACCCAACCCTCTTATTTGTCATTAGCTTCCTTCTTTTGATCCTGGTCGGCACACTGCTGCTCATACTGCCTAATTCAACAACAGATAATCAGATTAGTTTCGTGGACGCTCTGTTTACATCAACAAGTGCAGTATGTGTAACCGGATTGACAGTTTTCGACGTATCAGCGAAATTCACCCAGTTTGGGCAAACAATCATCTTAATTCTCTTTCAATTAGGAGGCCTGGGTATTATGACCTTTACCGGGTTCTTTGGCTTTTTCTTTACAGGCGGATTTTCCTATAAAAACCGATTAATGTACACCGAATTAATTAACGAAAACAAGATTGGTTCAGTCATTAACACACTTTCCAGAATCGTATATATAACCTTGTTATTTGAAATTATTGGCGCCGCATTTATCTTCTTCAACATACCCGATAACACGTTCATATCTACAGGTGAGGCAGTTTATTTTTCTATTTTCCATGCCGTTTCCGCTTTTTGTAACGCTGGCTTTTCAACCATTCATGATGGCCTGTACAATCCTTTATTTAAGACCAATTACAATATTCATTTGGTAATATCTGTGCTTATTATCTTCGGTGGTCTAGGATTCAATATCCTTATGAATACGTACTCTTATTTAAAAAGATGGACTGTCAATATTTACCGAAAGCTACGTTACGACGAAAGATTTATTTATCAAGCTCAGGAACTCCAGTTTAGCTCTAAAATCATCCTTTATACAACATTTATTCTTCTCACCTCGGGAACGATCCTTTTTTTTATACTCGAATACAACAACAGCTTACAGGAACATGACAGCTTATGGGGGAAAATGGTTTCTTCTTTCTTCCTTAGCGTAACACCACGTTCAGCCGGATTCACGACAGTCAGTATGGAAAATATCACATTTCCCTCTATTATGCTTCTGTTTTTCTTTATGTGGATTGGCGCCTCACCAGGATCAAATGGTGGAGGGATTAAGACTACCACCTTTGCCATTTCTTTTTTAAATATATTCAGTATTGCCAGAGGAAAAGAAAACCTTGAATTATTCAAAAGGAGAGTAACCAAGGAAACGAGCATACGCGCCTTAGCAGTTATTATTTTATCGGTATTAGTCTACGGTATTATTCTTTTTTTACTCTCCCTGACCGATGGGAACCATGACTATAAGGCATTGGCATTTGAGAGCATGTCCGCATTTGCCATAAGCGGTCTAAGCTTGGGGATTACACCGACCCTTTCGGAGGGAGGAAAGATCATCCTGGTATTTGCTATGTTTATCGGCAGAATCGGCGCACTGACTTTATTAATCGCTTTTATTAAAGACACGAAAATCAAAGCATACAAATATCCTTCGGACACAGTACAGTTGTAA
- a CDS encoding cupin-like domain-containing protein, with amino-acid sequence MQLEKIERVSGISSEDFIANYLKPGNPVILTDFIDSDSPAFAKWTYDYFKEIAGDQTISLYGKEETSRDRVASAPVTQMKFADYLDLIEREPTDLRIFLFNLLKLKPELNQDIIYNDPTGGKILKWLPYLFFGGEGSSTRNHYDIDMSHVFISQYRGIKKIWLFPLEQSTELYKLPYNFHSIANLKEPDYDKFPALQFINGLEAEIKTGETLFMPSGYWHFIQYITEGFSISVRALPTKPIDRLRGFRNLVITRHFDNTMRKLFKQHWFDYKINVALKRGEKSYRQHQQV; translated from the coding sequence GTGCAACTAGAGAAAATAGAACGCGTATCAGGTATAAGCAGTGAAGACTTCATTGCCAATTACCTTAAACCTGGGAATCCTGTTATTTTAACAGACTTCATTGATTCAGACAGCCCGGCATTCGCAAAATGGACATATGATTATTTCAAAGAAATTGCAGGCGACCAAACCATCTCTCTCTATGGCAAAGAGGAGACCTCGCGAGATCGAGTTGCCAGCGCCCCTGTAACACAAATGAAGTTTGCCGACTATCTTGACCTAATAGAGCGGGAACCGACGGATCTGCGAATTTTTCTGTTCAATTTACTGAAACTGAAGCCGGAGTTAAACCAGGATATTATATACAATGACCCCACCGGGGGTAAGATTTTAAAATGGCTCCCTTATCTATTTTTCGGTGGTGAGGGATCCAGTACAAGAAATCATTATGACATCGATATGTCCCACGTATTCATATCACAATATAGAGGAATTAAAAAGATCTGGCTTTTTCCACTTGAGCAGTCTACGGAGCTATATAAATTGCCATACAACTTTCATAGTATTGCCAATCTAAAGGAGCCTGATTACGATAAGTTTCCAGCCTTGCAATTTATCAATGGCCTGGAAGCGGAAATAAAAACAGGCGAAACGCTTTTTATGCCTTCAGGATACTGGCACTTCATACAATATATAACTGAAGGGTTTTCCATCAGTGTGCGTGCCCTGCCAACCAAACCCATTGATAGGTTGCGTGGCTTTAGAAACCTAGTTATCACGAGACATTTTGACAACACGATGCGCAAACTATTTAAACAACATTGGTTTGATTACAAAATCAACGTTGCTTTGAAAAGAGGAGAAAAATCTTACCGTCAACATCAGCAAGTTTGA
- a CDS encoding MarR family winged helix-turn-helix transcriptional regulator yields the protein MSKINTIDYYLKTAWQSVANSYNQVASKVGLTQASGYVLINIHKEGTAVSQIANLLGVRSTSLSRMLNGMEEQGLIFREASSQDKRSVKVFLTEFGIQKRAEAKNIVREFNNYLVDNMTENERVRLESSLIKVNQLAQRYIQENNKGD from the coding sequence ATGTCGAAAATTAATACCATTGATTACTACCTGAAAACAGCTTGGCAATCTGTTGCTAACTCATATAATCAAGTAGCGTCGAAAGTAGGATTGACGCAGGCTTCGGGTTATGTGTTAATAAATATTCATAAAGAAGGTACCGCGGTGTCACAAATAGCAAATCTTTTGGGTGTTCGGTCTACAAGTCTTTCGAGGATGTTAAACGGAATGGAGGAGCAGGGACTGATTTTTAGGGAGGCTAGTTCTCAAGATAAGCGATCTGTTAAAGTGTTTCTTACTGAGTTTGGTATTCAAAAACGTGCGGAAGCGAAAAATATTGTTCGTGAATTCAATAATTACTTAGTTGATAACATGACGGAGAATGAACGTGTACGACTAGAAAGCTCTCTAATTAAAGTTAACCAATTAGCACAGAGGTATATCCAGGAAAACAATAAAGGTGATTAG